Sequence from the Prionailurus bengalensis isolate Pbe53 chromosome A3, Fcat_Pben_1.1_paternal_pri, whole genome shotgun sequence genome:
ttcctttaaaaaagaatagtactTTCTTCCATCTCAAATAGTTGATTGGATTCTAATTTTTGACACTTAAGTTGACAGTACATCTTTGTCATTTGATTTCACTACATACTTgtcatttacttttaatatgGAAAAGTAGAATTTTACACTCCAGTCTTTTGATATTGAATTCTATGTCAAAAATGAAGAGCAAATAAACTTACCTTCAGAGAATCAACTAAATCATCAACTAAAAAGAGGCGTCTCAGTTCTTTTATCGTGCAGTTCACATGACCAAGAGCAGAATTACTGTATTTCTGAACCAACTCCTCAGATATAGCGACTTCAGATTCCAAATATGccctggaaaacaaaacacatcctGTCACTGATCAGAGTGATTTTTCCTGGATGTTTGTCAATCAGCAATTACATATCTgtaaaaaaagacattaacaaaATACTTTACCATAAAAAACCTACTCTTTCTAAATGAAGCACAATGTAAAAATTCACCAAGCAATGGGTAGATTTCATTGATATGCACGCTGTCAGCTGATGAgcacagaaaaaagcatttgcttTCAAGTCAGACTGATCTGGGCTTGAATCTTaaactctgccacttacttgtCTTGTGTCACTTTGGAAAGTTACTATCATGAGGAGTCACTGAATAAAGTGCTTCTTAACACAAGCAGGCACAaagaagcactcaataaatggtagttattattagggacttggtttttttcttcaagcTGACATTAGGCTGTCATTGGGTTTTCCTAACAAAGATTCTATCTGTTCCCAAATACTACACTCTCGCAGCCTAACTTTCAGGGGAAACTACCCAATATTTCAAGGCCCAGGCTGTGAAATGGCTGCCAGAAGTATAGTGCTAATGCTAGTAAAACATAATAGTTACTGCCCTTTTAGATGCCCTAATCTATACTAAGATAGCTGGGATTGTTTTATTTAAGAAGAGAACtgtaatgaagaagaaaagtcatCTGCAGGAATGCAAGGAACTGTTTTATCAGTTATTGTTTCAAAGCAGCCATTTTATCTTGGCAGAGTACAACCAACTCAGAAATGCTAAGAACTTTTCTATCTGTCAGAAATAGCTACTTATaaccccagtctctcctcatcACTCCCCCATGTCTATGGATACTAGCTACTCATACTGGAAACAACAGTCCTCTGATAACTCCTTATCCTATAGTTTCCTTCTGTAGTATGTCCCAACTACGTCCCTTCATTTTTACTCACGATGCTAGCACTCTAGTtcaagtgttcatttatttacaacTGGGGTATTCTTATCTGTCTCCAAACCAATCTCTAATCTGTCTGCATCCTAATCCATTCCTTCAGCCAATGCCAGATCAGTTTTATTTGAGCTATCCTAAACAGTGCTATTTAGATTGACTTCAGGTAGGAGTTAGGACACTTGCTACTATCTAGATAAGGTAACTTTGTGAAGTCATTTGACTTCTCAGGGTCATGATTCCctcttgaaaattaaagaaacagaCCTTCTTAAATCTCTTCAGGCTCCAACGTTTTGTGATTCTATGGTTCCAAATTTTCAACCAGAGCTCTCCTCAGCCTTTCCAACCTGATTTCTCACTACTCACTATGATGCAGCCAAATATGAGCCATTCATCAAACACTTTTTAATCTTACTGCCTTTGTTCACCATACCGTTTTCCCAATCCACACTGCTCTCCTCTCACCTCTAGTAATAGCATATCTAGTCAGTTAGCCTGTCTCAAATCTCACCCATACATGAAGCCTCTGTGGCTCTTTCTTCTCTAAGACACTATTATGCAATTCTAATGCACTCTTTTGTAGCTTTCTTTTGTAGCAGTATTATAGTATTGGCCATATCCAGCCCTGGAAACGTGTATACTTGTACATTTTCCCTACTAAAGTATAAACTATTAACAACCAGGAATATATCTTTATTACAATGGCATAGCACTCAGCCAACTTTTATTGATTAACCAGCAAATATCAAATTGTTATTATCAAGttaaaaattatcaaagactCACATCTACCCTTAAATCAGCAATAATTTATTTGTATAGCTTTAAGAAACACAGAACAGAAGCAGATAGAGCTTGAAGTTGGTATTCTGTTGCTTTGTACCACTGCTCTTATCCTTGCTGAAGACAAGATGCCTGGCAGGCAGGCACACATGTGGCCAATGAAGTCCAATTCAACCAATGAAGTCCCGTGGATACTTACATTCATTCAACCGGCACGGACGTGATAGTATAACCCCACGCCAGCACTGCCAGCATCTTGTCCAGTGACCATAGGTATCAAATACAAATTGAAGGGTGCCACTGCTAGCAGTGTGACTGGGAGGACTTAGAAAAACTGTCCAACAGGATTAAACTGACATGTTGGCTGAATTTATAATGACTACAAAAAAGGCttctgaatgaaaaataaagtgtttctaaggaaataaagaaggaaatcactAGGTTTTTCCCCCAAAAGTCTTCTTTAAAATCAAACAACGTCTGAAATTTATATCGTAGATAATTTAGAAGTTTTGGCTTgataatgtttttatatatttcagtataACTAACTAAAAACCATATTCCTCTATGATTTATGGCATGAtatggctctgccatttattttgAAGCTGCAATTTCAAGTTACTGAACTTCAAgtatgtttccctctctgtgaAGTGAATAATACCATCGGTCTCATTGAGTTTTGGGGAAAATTCAGTCTGTACATAAATGGCTAGGGACATAAGAACCATTCATCAATGTTGGTCTCTCCCTAAAACTTATGTAGCATCATTACTTAATACGAAGAGAGCTAGAGAGAAACAAATAACCAGTCTTTACAATAAGCAAAATGATGGAGCTCTCTTCTGTAAAGTGTGAAAATCAGTTTACATTTACATATTAATACCAACTAGATAACGTTCTAGGTAGTTACATACTCATTCATGCCCACATAGATACTTGCCTTaccaaatagtttttaaatattcaggatccatttgagaaaaaaaaattccatatacaAAACAATCAGAGACCATTTCAAAGCCATATTTAGTGAGATAGGAAATCAATCCTCAGATCATTTGGACCTAGTGTTAGAGAAGCCTTCTTCAAAAAGTTCCATCTTGAAATCAAACacagaaccaaataaaaaaacGTAATATATAGGGTCATCTGAGAAGCTAAAAAGGCAGCATCAATGGGCACAAAACCCTAGAAAGGGCACATGAGAGAGAAGATAAAGATATGTGGACTTCATCCTGTAGTGAACAGGGAGGCCATATGcctaaaaatacaataaaagtggtatttgagaaaaattaatCTGACAACATCCATAAAAGTCAAAGTAAACCAAAGTAACCAGAACCCAATTTGGTAACAAGTGAAGTCCAGCCAGAGTAGGCaaacttttttgtaaatatttcaggctttgaagtctatatggtctctgtcacaagtATTTAACCCTGCTATTAGAGCATGATGAAAACAGCTAAGTGACGGAATATGgctatgttctaataaaactttatttacaaaagcaggcagCAGACTGGATTTGGCTACAGCTTATGGACTTGTGGTCTACACTGAGGAAGCAGGGGGGAAACAACACAACATAGTTATCTTCTTTATGTGAGATGCTAACAAAGATAACATCAAAATTGGGAGCCTGACATGAGGATAATAGTGGTGTACTGATAGAAATTGACAAGTCTGAGAAAAAAGGTTCATTTAAAGACATAAGGAGTTAGTGGTTGTCAGGAGCTGGGTAGAAAGTGACTACCAATGGGTACAAAATATCTTTTTGGTGTGATGAGAATATCTGGAATTGGATGGTGATAGTTGTACAATTCTGAgaacatactaaaaaccactgtATAGTATATgaatttaatctcatttttttttaagtgagggaaAAACATGGTAAATCTGAAGTGAGGGCAGAAGACCCAAACTGAGGTTTGTCCCATTACCAGTTAGATATGATGCTAGAGTGTACTTGTAAAAAATAAGGGCAAAAGATGATAGTTTACAGACAAGAAGCTAATACAGATGCTCACCAAAGGGTAATACAAATGTATGCCTTAGGGAACAAGAAGAGGAAACTAGATAGAGAAGGGATGGTAAGACAGcattatataaaaacatacactGTTGGAAAGAAAGGTATTTCTAATATCAACATGAAAAGTatgcaataaagaaaatataactttCATCAATCCTTACCATGTTAAAAAGATAGCTTCCAAAGTAAAATTAGGGAACCAATACCTAGTTctaatgaatatatattactaaCACACAGCAGAGTTAAGCAAGTAACACACAATCCCAGTTTTCTCCATCATGAGCCCGTGAAATGACCTTTAATCTCAAAAATCTCAAAAGCAGATGCTTTTGGAATAGGTTTTGAGCAAAAATCTACAATTATctttaaacagtaaaaaatgcATGCCTGTAATTCTACAAATAGAATGAAGTCTCAAAATTAATCCTGTTTACAGCGTTGCCAAAGTGTGCCTTGTTTTCCAGACATCTCACCTGAATGGGTGGCCTTCATCTGATTTCTGGATAGCTTGGATCACACCCTTATATATCCTAAAGCTGATAGTCACAGAGAGCAGGGCCAAGACAATGTAGGCCGTTACACTCACAATGCTGAATACTGTCAATGAAAGCAGCAGGAACAAGCTGGCACCAAACACTACTCCAGTCTTCTTAATGTCTCTCCAGTAGAGGAGGTCaacaactaaaaattaaaaaagaagaaatctgaaattAGAACATTATTTTATCCCTTTGGATTTGGCACACTTATATTTGCTCcacctataaaaataaaaaggtctctAAAGTACAATCAAAACCTAAATTgttaaggaaaaatgaactttGTAAGCTGCATTTTAAACCCATCTAAGTTGTAAATTAGAATCATACCTACATCGATTTCTATTTACCATCAATTTTTCTCATGCAAATCTATTTCCCTCGTGTCCAAATCAGTCTGGCTAGACAAGATTGTTCCATTCTCAAGCCCAGTACAGCAGACTTCTAATCCAAAACAAGGGTTCTTAAAAACCATCTTGAAGGCTTTCAAACTTTGTTCAATGCAGGATATAAATACAACTAATTGAAAAAAACCTTAACACACACTCACTAAAATAATAGATACTTCAGTgatgtaaaaatgtatttatctgcAGAAAAACCACtaactcaaaaaatattaagaaattaaaactacGAAAAACTACGCATAGGTGTTCTACAGTTCTTCTTCTAAGAAATCtctctttgaggggcacctgggtggctccattggttaagtgtccgacttcagttcaggtcatattcctgtggtttgtgagttcgagccctatgtcacagctctgaggtgtcagcacagctacttgggagcctacttgggattctctgtgtctccctctatctctctggccctcccctgctcattctatgtctctctctctctctctctctcaaaaataaacattaaaaaaaatctgtctttggGAAACATAATAAAATTGTAACCTAACCTGGCTATCATTAAAGCAAAAATTTCCTATAAAACACTGAAGACAAAGGGGAACAGCTTTTGGATTACCTGAAAAGCTACTTCTCTATGAGTGTAGATAAATATAATGCCATAAAAATTTAGgtgtaaagaaaaagagaaaaactaaatgtGCTACACTgttatataatgtttattaataGTAAGGAGTCAGACAAAGCCAAACTTAGCAAGTTTGCTCTTGGCCTATGGTCAGAGAGCCACTGGGGATCAAATAAGCATAGGCCCACGTTCTTAAGGTCAGGTTATGTACAACCCACAGAGAATTCTGCAGTGTGCCCAAGAGCTCTTGAATTCACAGGCAAAACATAATTTGTCTATCGATtgtgaacagggggaggggtgatattcttacagtaaaataaatatggatatattcttgagtagaatttttttttattttttaacatttatttttgagagacagaaagaggcaaagcatgaataggggaggggcagagagaaagggagacatagaatctgaagcaggctccaggctctgagctgccagcacagagcccaacgtggagctcaaactcacagaccttgagatcatgacctgagccgaagtcggaggcttaaccaactgagccacccaggtgccccttcttgagtataatattaaatatccattagttagttagttagttagttagttagttagttgtTAGTTTTTAAGTGTACTCATttaaggggaggggcagagagagaaccacagGCAGGCCCcctgctatcagcatagagccctaggcagggctcaaactcacaaactgtgagatcataacctgagctgaaatcaagagttggacacttaactgactgaacctcccaggagccccttaaataTCTGTTAATGTTTAATGTAAAGAAGGtaacaaagaaaaaccacattTCCAGGAGCTGCTTTGGTCTTGAGGCTCTCTAAAGTATGTAACTGTCCTTTACTGTTAGCAGTACTTCTGTGGGGAAAATTATGCAtgtgaaatgtgaaatgtaaaatgttaagatCATCTTGAAGCCCTGAATTCCTGttagtatatatataccatgaGTACTGATGAACAGATTCTAAATGCCCATCACAGTCTCTGACACACAGTGGGAGCTCAACATTCATTATGGTTTGGAAGCATTTATTCTACTCTCCTAACCATGATTTGATTcaaatgcttttaatttaatattctatatatgATTTACAGCTTTGTTTTCAgactttgatttcatttattcattttccccatctcaAGTTCATTCCAACCCTGCCTAAAACATCTGCATCAGTTTTGTTCTATTCAACTTGTTTCTACTATTGTACCAATACATTAGCACAAGTGAGAAATAACCAGAACTTGAAGCAGTGTTCCTATGCTATCAAAATGATGTCATGAATATTATCATACTGAATAAAGAGATAGCAAGTGATGCTAGGAGTTTTATgacattcagcaaacatttattgagctgaTACTGTTCAAGAAATTCAACCtagtagaatgaaataaaaacctaaaaatggGGATGTGGACTTTTCTTTAACGCCC
This genomic interval carries:
- the RTN4 gene encoding reticulon-4 isoform X4 encodes the protein MDCQKKNWKDKVVDLLYWRDIKKTGVVFGASLFLLLSLTVFSIVSVTAYIVLALLSVTISFRIYKGVIQAIQKSDEGHPFRAYLESEVAISEELVQKYSNSALGHVNCTIKELRRLFLVDDLVDSLKFAVLMWVFTYVGALFNGLTLLILALISLFSVPVIYERHQAQIDHYLGLANKNVKDAMAKIQAKIPGLKRKAE